One Clupea harengus chromosome 11, Ch_v2.0.2, whole genome shotgun sequence DNA window includes the following coding sequences:
- the phactr4b gene encoding phosphatase and actin regulator 4B isoform X1, whose product MGQTLTVENTPQDANTHCDDEGDHHQHSTTGGEAGHTGDGTPPPKRKGKFSTLGKIFKPWKWRKKKSSDKFQETSEVLERKMSMRRPRQELIEQGVLRELPDNEAHNAHGSKPPYVKNGHTLPVGGTGGGGGRGHEAGRLPSDTDHRSNQPWLPQLEEQWVRIPQDGDRRGPLGPRGPSLDDPREGRRGGRQGGEERRQGPGWQAEEGRRGGRGHLNGEKRPGLQKGLSEDGRRTRPEADWKPTLPRHASAEEGRGRRGSDSHFVPDSDTMRDTLREPLPPKQSVMPPKWLMTSTPEPGAEGPPRTPVHNPPAAFSSASSSSSSSSTAISKPLRAVSSAGANTQASSTLPPPSSSAAPAGGATQQPKQPPLPPPKPVNRSVNTGMLAANLHGGDNPQLPLYWSCWKREGEYDVYLSLPVYLCKRPGGIRAAEIHQITGGHSLVPAKPSPPMPPKRTTPVTKRNTEDPSPSASSMSNQSSAASSALTPEDLSGFPVGFQLPPPPPSPPLPSHIPPSPPRLPHTHSHLLQHQHSYPHPIPQPIPPPHFDASSPEEEEEEQPPRQAPVPLHIMIQRALNSPGPTAPHPDSSQRSAHSLLFETPAEYASDARGRPLQVTIQPLKLAEDDYSDSEEEEEDDEGDEDQPPPEHLPPPQPELEPRSRRCMVGEPSVSVIPEGGDSSEEEDEDDEDERLHRTAEESDSDGPVLYKDEDSDEDEEDEDPPSALASRVKRKDTLALKLSSRTSATEWQHAERERERERERERERTVRDRQQGPDWPARAEHTGLSWQSKEQWESLRAQIGTALTRRLSQRPSAEELEQRNILQPKNHADRQAEVREIKRRLTRKLSQRPTVTELQARRILRFHEYVEVTSAHEYDRRADKPWTKLTPADKAAIRKELNEFKSSEMEVHEESRIYTRFHRP is encoded by the exons ATGGGCCAGACCCTAACGGTGGAGAACACACCTCAGGACGCCAACACACACTGCG atgatgaaggagacCACCACCAGCACAGCACGACGGGCGGCGAGGCGGGCCACACGGGGGACGGCACCCCACCCCCAAAGCGCAAGGGCAAGTTTTCTACCCTGGGCAAGATCTTTAAGCCCTGGAAGTGGCGCAAGAAGAAAAGCAGTGACAAGTTTCAGGAAACTTCAGAAG TTCTGGAGAGAAAGATGTCGATGAGACGCCCACGGCAGGAGCTGATCGAGCAGGGTGTGCTAAGGGAGCTTCCTGACAACG AGGCCCACAACGCTCACGGGTCCAAGCCGCCTTATGTGAAGAATGGACACACCCTACCAGTAGGGGGCACCGGTGGCGGGGGTGGCCGAGGGCACGAGGCTGGCAGGCTCCCCTCCGATACGGACCATCGATCTAACCAACCCTGGCTACCCCAGTTGGAAGAGCAGTGGGTGCGGATCCCCCAGGACGGGGACCGGCGTGGGCCCTTGGGCCCCCGGGGGCCCAGCCTGGATGACCCAAGAGAAGGCCGGAGAGGTGGCAGGCAGGGTGGAGAGGAGCGGAGGCAGGGGCCGGGCTGGCAGGCTGAAGAAGGACGGCGCGGAGGCAGAGGGCACCTGAACGGTGAGAAGAGGCCGGGGCTTCAGAAGGGACTGTCGGAGGACGGGCGGAGGACACGACCCGAGGCTGATTGGAAGCCCACCCTCCCCAGGCATGCTTCTGccgaggaggggagaggacgcAGAG GGTCTGACAGTCACTTCGTCCCCGACTCCGATACCATGCGGGACACCTTACGAGAACCCCTGCCCCCGAAACAGTCCGTTATGCCTCCGAAGTGGCTGATGACCTCCACCCCAGAGCCTGGTGCCGAGGGCCCTCCCCGGACCCCCGTCCACAACCCTCCCGCCGCCTTCTCTTcggcctcctcctcttcctcctcttcgtccACCGCCATTAGCAAGCCTCTCAGGGCAGTGTCGTCCGCCGGTGCCAACACACAGGCCTCGAGCACACTGCCGCCACCCTCGTCCTCTGCCGCCCCAGCCGGTGGTGCCACCCAGCAGCCTAAGCAGCCCCCGCTCCCACCCCCCAAACCTGTCAACCGCAGCGTCAACACTGGCATGCTTG CTGCCAATCTCCACGGGGGCGATAACCCCCAGCTGCCCCTCTACTGGTCCTGTTGGAAGCGGGAGGGTGAATACGACGTCTACCTGTCCCTGCCCGTCTACCTGTGCAAGCGTCCAGGAGGCATCCGCGCAG CTGAGATCCACCAGATCACCGGAGGCCACAGCCTGGTTCCTGCCAAGCCCTCCCCGCCCATGCCCCCTAAGAGAACCACACCCGTCACCAAGCGCAACACCGAAGACCCCTCTCCCTCCGCCTCCTCCATGAGCAACCAGAGTAGCGCGGCCTCATCCGCCCTCACCCCGGAGGACCTCTCCGGCTTTCCCGTCGGGTTCCAGctacctccaccccctccctccccgccCCTGCCCTCCCACATCCCCCCTTCGCCTCCACGTCTGCcccacacgcactcacacctgCTGCAACACCAGCACTCCTACCCTCACCCCATCCCCCAGCCCATCCCACCGCCCCATTTTGACGCCTCTAGccccgaggaggaggaagaggagcagccCCCGCGGCAGGCCCCCGTGCCCCTGCACATCATGATCCAGCGGGCGCTCAACTCGCCCGGGCCGACCGCGCCACACCCAGACAGCTCACAGCGCTCCGCCCACTCGCTGCTCTTCGAGACGCCGGCCGAGTACGCCTCCGACGCCCGCGGGAGGCCGCTGCAAgtcaccatccagcccctcaaGCT ggctgaAGATGACTACTCGGACAgcgaagaagaggaggaggatgatgagggaGATGAAGATCAGCCCCCGCCAGAGCACCTGCCGCCCCCCCAGCCAGAGCTGGAGCCTCGGAGCCGGCGCTGCATGGTGGGGGAGCCGAGCGTAAGCGTCATCCCAGAGGGGGGGGACAGCAGcgaggaggaagacgaggatgACGAAGACGAGAGATTACACCGAACGGCGGAGGAAAGCGACTCAGATGGGCCTGTTCTCTACAAGGATGAAGACTCggacgaggatgaggaggatgaggacccTCCCA gtgcgctGGCGAGCCGGGTGAAGCGGAAGGACACTCTGGCGCTGAAACTGAGCAGCCGGACATCGGCCACGGAGTGGCAGCacgcggagagggagagggagcgggagagagagagagagagggagagaaccgTGAGGGACAGGCAGCAAGGACCAGACTGGCCAGCCCGCGCCGAGCACACCGGCCTCTCATGGCAGAGCAAGGAACAGTGGGAGTCCCTCCGCGCACAGATCGGTACCGCGCTGACGAG ACGCCTGAGCCAGCGGCCTTCTgcagaggagctggagcagagaaACATCCTTCAac CCAAGAAccacgcagacagacaggcggaaGTGCGCGAGATCAAACGCAGGCTCACCAGGAAG CTGAGCCAGAGGCCCACCGTTACTGAACTCCAGGCCAGGAGGATCCTTCGATTCCATGAGTACGTGGAAGTGACCAGCGCACATGAGTACGACCGGCGCGCAGACAAGCCCTGGACCAAGCTCACCCCTGCAGACAAG GCTGCCATCCGGAAAGAGCTGAACGAGTTCAAGAGCTCAGAGATGGAAGTCCATGAGGAGAGCCGAATCTACACAAG GTTTCATCGGCCTTAG
- the phactr4b gene encoding phosphatase and actin regulator 4B isoform X4, with protein MGQTLTVENTPQDANTHCDDEGDHHQHSTTGGEAGHTGDGTPPPKRKGKFSTLGKIFKPWKWRKKKSSDKFQETSEVLERKMSMRRPRQELIEQGVLRELPDNEAHNAHGSKPPYVKNGHTLPVGGTGGGGGRGHEAGRLPSDTDHRSNQPWLPQLEEQWVRIPQDGDRRGPLGPRGPSLDDPREGRRGGRQGGEERRQGPGWQAEEGRRGGRGHLNGEKRPGLQKGLSEDGRRTRPEADWKPTLPRHASAEEGRGRRGSDSHFVPDSDTMRDTLREPLPPKQSVMPPKWLMTSTPEPGAEGPPRTPVHNPPAAFSSASSSSSSSSTAISKPLRAVSSAGANTQASSTLPPPSSSAAPAGGATQQPKQPPLPPPKPVNRSVNTGMLAEIHQITGGHSLVPAKPSPPMPPKRTTPVTKRNTEDPSPSASSMSNQSSAASSALTPEDLSGFPVGFQLPPPPPSPPLPSHIPPSPPRLPHTHSHLLQHQHSYPHPIPQPIPPPHFDASSPEEEEEEQPPRQAPVPLHIMIQRALNSPGPTAPHPDSSQRSAHSLLFETPAEYASDARGRPLQVTIQPLKLAEDDYSDSEEEEEDDEGDEDQPPPEHLPPPQPELEPRSRRCMVGEPSVSVIPEGGDSSEEEDEDDEDERLHRTAEESDSDGPVLYKDEDSDEDEEDEDPPSALASRVKRKDTLALKLSSRTSATEWQHAERERERERERERERTVRDRQQGPDWPARAEHTGLSWQSKEQWESLRAQIGTALTRRLSQRPSAEELEQRNILQPKNHADRQAEVREIKRRLTRKLSQRPTVTELQARRILRFHEYVEVTSAHEYDRRADKPWTKLTPADKAAIRKELNEFKSSEMEVHEESRIYTRFHRP; from the exons ATGGGCCAGACCCTAACGGTGGAGAACACACCTCAGGACGCCAACACACACTGCG atgatgaaggagacCACCACCAGCACAGCACGACGGGCGGCGAGGCGGGCCACACGGGGGACGGCACCCCACCCCCAAAGCGCAAGGGCAAGTTTTCTACCCTGGGCAAGATCTTTAAGCCCTGGAAGTGGCGCAAGAAGAAAAGCAGTGACAAGTTTCAGGAAACTTCAGAAG TTCTGGAGAGAAAGATGTCGATGAGACGCCCACGGCAGGAGCTGATCGAGCAGGGTGTGCTAAGGGAGCTTCCTGACAACG AGGCCCACAACGCTCACGGGTCCAAGCCGCCTTATGTGAAGAATGGACACACCCTACCAGTAGGGGGCACCGGTGGCGGGGGTGGCCGAGGGCACGAGGCTGGCAGGCTCCCCTCCGATACGGACCATCGATCTAACCAACCCTGGCTACCCCAGTTGGAAGAGCAGTGGGTGCGGATCCCCCAGGACGGGGACCGGCGTGGGCCCTTGGGCCCCCGGGGGCCCAGCCTGGATGACCCAAGAGAAGGCCGGAGAGGTGGCAGGCAGGGTGGAGAGGAGCGGAGGCAGGGGCCGGGCTGGCAGGCTGAAGAAGGACGGCGCGGAGGCAGAGGGCACCTGAACGGTGAGAAGAGGCCGGGGCTTCAGAAGGGACTGTCGGAGGACGGGCGGAGGACACGACCCGAGGCTGATTGGAAGCCCACCCTCCCCAGGCATGCTTCTGccgaggaggggagaggacgcAGAG GGTCTGACAGTCACTTCGTCCCCGACTCCGATACCATGCGGGACACCTTACGAGAACCCCTGCCCCCGAAACAGTCCGTTATGCCTCCGAAGTGGCTGATGACCTCCACCCCAGAGCCTGGTGCCGAGGGCCCTCCCCGGACCCCCGTCCACAACCCTCCCGCCGCCTTCTCTTcggcctcctcctcttcctcctcttcgtccACCGCCATTAGCAAGCCTCTCAGGGCAGTGTCGTCCGCCGGTGCCAACACACAGGCCTCGAGCACACTGCCGCCACCCTCGTCCTCTGCCGCCCCAGCCGGTGGTGCCACCCAGCAGCCTAAGCAGCCCCCGCTCCCACCCCCCAAACCTGTCAACCGCAGCGTCAACACTGGCATGCTTG CTGAGATCCACCAGATCACCGGAGGCCACAGCCTGGTTCCTGCCAAGCCCTCCCCGCCCATGCCCCCTAAGAGAACCACACCCGTCACCAAGCGCAACACCGAAGACCCCTCTCCCTCCGCCTCCTCCATGAGCAACCAGAGTAGCGCGGCCTCATCCGCCCTCACCCCGGAGGACCTCTCCGGCTTTCCCGTCGGGTTCCAGctacctccaccccctccctccccgccCCTGCCCTCCCACATCCCCCCTTCGCCTCCACGTCTGCcccacacgcactcacacctgCTGCAACACCAGCACTCCTACCCTCACCCCATCCCCCAGCCCATCCCACCGCCCCATTTTGACGCCTCTAGccccgaggaggaggaagaggagcagccCCCGCGGCAGGCCCCCGTGCCCCTGCACATCATGATCCAGCGGGCGCTCAACTCGCCCGGGCCGACCGCGCCACACCCAGACAGCTCACAGCGCTCCGCCCACTCGCTGCTCTTCGAGACGCCGGCCGAGTACGCCTCCGACGCCCGCGGGAGGCCGCTGCAAgtcaccatccagcccctcaaGCT ggctgaAGATGACTACTCGGACAgcgaagaagaggaggaggatgatgagggaGATGAAGATCAGCCCCCGCCAGAGCACCTGCCGCCCCCCCAGCCAGAGCTGGAGCCTCGGAGCCGGCGCTGCATGGTGGGGGAGCCGAGCGTAAGCGTCATCCCAGAGGGGGGGGACAGCAGcgaggaggaagacgaggatgACGAAGACGAGAGATTACACCGAACGGCGGAGGAAAGCGACTCAGATGGGCCTGTTCTCTACAAGGATGAAGACTCggacgaggatgaggaggatgaggacccTCCCA gtgcgctGGCGAGCCGGGTGAAGCGGAAGGACACTCTGGCGCTGAAACTGAGCAGCCGGACATCGGCCACGGAGTGGCAGCacgcggagagggagagggagcgggagagagagagagagagggagagaaccgTGAGGGACAGGCAGCAAGGACCAGACTGGCCAGCCCGCGCCGAGCACACCGGCCTCTCATGGCAGAGCAAGGAACAGTGGGAGTCCCTCCGCGCACAGATCGGTACCGCGCTGACGAG ACGCCTGAGCCAGCGGCCTTCTgcagaggagctggagcagagaaACATCCTTCAac CCAAGAAccacgcagacagacaggcggaaGTGCGCGAGATCAAACGCAGGCTCACCAGGAAG CTGAGCCAGAGGCCCACCGTTACTGAACTCCAGGCCAGGAGGATCCTTCGATTCCATGAGTACGTGGAAGTGACCAGCGCACATGAGTACGACCGGCGCGCAGACAAGCCCTGGACCAAGCTCACCCCTGCAGACAAG GCTGCCATCCGGAAAGAGCTGAACGAGTTCAAGAGCTCAGAGATGGAAGTCCATGAGGAGAGCCGAATCTACACAAG GTTTCATCGGCCTTAG
- the phactr4b gene encoding phosphatase and actin regulator 4B isoform X2 translates to MACCLFSRHHGSWTPDDEGDHHQHSTTGGEAGHTGDGTPPPKRKGKFSTLGKIFKPWKWRKKKSSDKFQETSEVLERKMSMRRPRQELIEQGVLRELPDNEAHNAHGSKPPYVKNGHTLPVGGTGGGGGRGHEAGRLPSDTDHRSNQPWLPQLEEQWVRIPQDGDRRGPLGPRGPSLDDPREGRRGGRQGGEERRQGPGWQAEEGRRGGRGHLNGEKRPGLQKGLSEDGRRTRPEADWKPTLPRHASAEEGRGRRGSDSHFVPDSDTMRDTLREPLPPKQSVMPPKWLMTSTPEPGAEGPPRTPVHNPPAAFSSASSSSSSSSTAISKPLRAVSSAGANTQASSTLPPPSSSAAPAGGATQQPKQPPLPPPKPVNRSVNTGMLAANLHGGDNPQLPLYWSCWKREGEYDVYLSLPVYLCKRPGGIRAAEIHQITGGHSLVPAKPSPPMPPKRTTPVTKRNTEDPSPSASSMSNQSSAASSALTPEDLSGFPVGFQLPPPPPSPPLPSHIPPSPPRLPHTHSHLLQHQHSYPHPIPQPIPPPHFDASSPEEEEEEQPPRQAPVPLHIMIQRALNSPGPTAPHPDSSQRSAHSLLFETPAEYASDARGRPLQVTIQPLKLAEDDYSDSEEEEEDDEGDEDQPPPEHLPPPQPELEPRSRRCMVGEPSVSVIPEGGDSSEEEDEDDEDERLHRTAEESDSDGPVLYKDEDSDEDEEDEDPPSALASRVKRKDTLALKLSSRTSATEWQHAERERERERERERERTVRDRQQGPDWPARAEHTGLSWQSKEQWESLRAQIGTALTRRLSQRPSAEELEQRNILQPKNHADRQAEVREIKRRLTRKLSQRPTVTELQARRILRFHEYVEVTSAHEYDRRADKPWTKLTPADKAAIRKELNEFKSSEMEVHEESRIYTRFHRP, encoded by the exons ATGGCTTGCTGTCTCTTCTCGCGTCACCATGGCAGTTGGACCCCAG atgatgaaggagacCACCACCAGCACAGCACGACGGGCGGCGAGGCGGGCCACACGGGGGACGGCACCCCACCCCCAAAGCGCAAGGGCAAGTTTTCTACCCTGGGCAAGATCTTTAAGCCCTGGAAGTGGCGCAAGAAGAAAAGCAGTGACAAGTTTCAGGAAACTTCAGAAG TTCTGGAGAGAAAGATGTCGATGAGACGCCCACGGCAGGAGCTGATCGAGCAGGGTGTGCTAAGGGAGCTTCCTGACAACG AGGCCCACAACGCTCACGGGTCCAAGCCGCCTTATGTGAAGAATGGACACACCCTACCAGTAGGGGGCACCGGTGGCGGGGGTGGCCGAGGGCACGAGGCTGGCAGGCTCCCCTCCGATACGGACCATCGATCTAACCAACCCTGGCTACCCCAGTTGGAAGAGCAGTGGGTGCGGATCCCCCAGGACGGGGACCGGCGTGGGCCCTTGGGCCCCCGGGGGCCCAGCCTGGATGACCCAAGAGAAGGCCGGAGAGGTGGCAGGCAGGGTGGAGAGGAGCGGAGGCAGGGGCCGGGCTGGCAGGCTGAAGAAGGACGGCGCGGAGGCAGAGGGCACCTGAACGGTGAGAAGAGGCCGGGGCTTCAGAAGGGACTGTCGGAGGACGGGCGGAGGACACGACCCGAGGCTGATTGGAAGCCCACCCTCCCCAGGCATGCTTCTGccgaggaggggagaggacgcAGAG GGTCTGACAGTCACTTCGTCCCCGACTCCGATACCATGCGGGACACCTTACGAGAACCCCTGCCCCCGAAACAGTCCGTTATGCCTCCGAAGTGGCTGATGACCTCCACCCCAGAGCCTGGTGCCGAGGGCCCTCCCCGGACCCCCGTCCACAACCCTCCCGCCGCCTTCTCTTcggcctcctcctcttcctcctcttcgtccACCGCCATTAGCAAGCCTCTCAGGGCAGTGTCGTCCGCCGGTGCCAACACACAGGCCTCGAGCACACTGCCGCCACCCTCGTCCTCTGCCGCCCCAGCCGGTGGTGCCACCCAGCAGCCTAAGCAGCCCCCGCTCCCACCCCCCAAACCTGTCAACCGCAGCGTCAACACTGGCATGCTTG CTGCCAATCTCCACGGGGGCGATAACCCCCAGCTGCCCCTCTACTGGTCCTGTTGGAAGCGGGAGGGTGAATACGACGTCTACCTGTCCCTGCCCGTCTACCTGTGCAAGCGTCCAGGAGGCATCCGCGCAG CTGAGATCCACCAGATCACCGGAGGCCACAGCCTGGTTCCTGCCAAGCCCTCCCCGCCCATGCCCCCTAAGAGAACCACACCCGTCACCAAGCGCAACACCGAAGACCCCTCTCCCTCCGCCTCCTCCATGAGCAACCAGAGTAGCGCGGCCTCATCCGCCCTCACCCCGGAGGACCTCTCCGGCTTTCCCGTCGGGTTCCAGctacctccaccccctccctccccgccCCTGCCCTCCCACATCCCCCCTTCGCCTCCACGTCTGCcccacacgcactcacacctgCTGCAACACCAGCACTCCTACCCTCACCCCATCCCCCAGCCCATCCCACCGCCCCATTTTGACGCCTCTAGccccgaggaggaggaagaggagcagccCCCGCGGCAGGCCCCCGTGCCCCTGCACATCATGATCCAGCGGGCGCTCAACTCGCCCGGGCCGACCGCGCCACACCCAGACAGCTCACAGCGCTCCGCCCACTCGCTGCTCTTCGAGACGCCGGCCGAGTACGCCTCCGACGCCCGCGGGAGGCCGCTGCAAgtcaccatccagcccctcaaGCT ggctgaAGATGACTACTCGGACAgcgaagaagaggaggaggatgatgagggaGATGAAGATCAGCCCCCGCCAGAGCACCTGCCGCCCCCCCAGCCAGAGCTGGAGCCTCGGAGCCGGCGCTGCATGGTGGGGGAGCCGAGCGTAAGCGTCATCCCAGAGGGGGGGGACAGCAGcgaggaggaagacgaggatgACGAAGACGAGAGATTACACCGAACGGCGGAGGAAAGCGACTCAGATGGGCCTGTTCTCTACAAGGATGAAGACTCggacgaggatgaggaggatgaggacccTCCCA gtgcgctGGCGAGCCGGGTGAAGCGGAAGGACACTCTGGCGCTGAAACTGAGCAGCCGGACATCGGCCACGGAGTGGCAGCacgcggagagggagagggagcgggagagagagagagagagggagagaaccgTGAGGGACAGGCAGCAAGGACCAGACTGGCCAGCCCGCGCCGAGCACACCGGCCTCTCATGGCAGAGCAAGGAACAGTGGGAGTCCCTCCGCGCACAGATCGGTACCGCGCTGACGAG ACGCCTGAGCCAGCGGCCTTCTgcagaggagctggagcagagaaACATCCTTCAac CCAAGAAccacgcagacagacaggcggaaGTGCGCGAGATCAAACGCAGGCTCACCAGGAAG CTGAGCCAGAGGCCCACCGTTACTGAACTCCAGGCCAGGAGGATCCTTCGATTCCATGAGTACGTGGAAGTGACCAGCGCACATGAGTACGACCGGCGCGCAGACAAGCCCTGGACCAAGCTCACCCCTGCAGACAAG GCTGCCATCCGGAAAGAGCTGAACGAGTTCAAGAGCTCAGAGATGGAAGTCCATGAGGAGAGCCGAATCTACACAAG GTTTCATCGGCCTTAG
- the phactr4b gene encoding phosphatase and actin regulator 4B isoform X3: protein MSGSVMENRDDEGDHHQHSTTGGEAGHTGDGTPPPKRKGKFSTLGKIFKPWKWRKKKSSDKFQETSEVLERKMSMRRPRQELIEQGVLRELPDNEAHNAHGSKPPYVKNGHTLPVGGTGGGGGRGHEAGRLPSDTDHRSNQPWLPQLEEQWVRIPQDGDRRGPLGPRGPSLDDPREGRRGGRQGGEERRQGPGWQAEEGRRGGRGHLNGEKRPGLQKGLSEDGRRTRPEADWKPTLPRHASAEEGRGRRGSDSHFVPDSDTMRDTLREPLPPKQSVMPPKWLMTSTPEPGAEGPPRTPVHNPPAAFSSASSSSSSSSTAISKPLRAVSSAGANTQASSTLPPPSSSAAPAGGATQQPKQPPLPPPKPVNRSVNTGMLAANLHGGDNPQLPLYWSCWKREGEYDVYLSLPVYLCKRPGGIRAAEIHQITGGHSLVPAKPSPPMPPKRTTPVTKRNTEDPSPSASSMSNQSSAASSALTPEDLSGFPVGFQLPPPPPSPPLPSHIPPSPPRLPHTHSHLLQHQHSYPHPIPQPIPPPHFDASSPEEEEEEQPPRQAPVPLHIMIQRALNSPGPTAPHPDSSQRSAHSLLFETPAEYASDARGRPLQVTIQPLKLAEDDYSDSEEEEEDDEGDEDQPPPEHLPPPQPELEPRSRRCMVGEPSVSVIPEGGDSSEEEDEDDEDERLHRTAEESDSDGPVLYKDEDSDEDEEDEDPPSALASRVKRKDTLALKLSSRTSATEWQHAERERERERERERERTVRDRQQGPDWPARAEHTGLSWQSKEQWESLRAQIGTALTRRLSQRPSAEELEQRNILQPKNHADRQAEVREIKRRLTRKLSQRPTVTELQARRILRFHEYVEVTSAHEYDRRADKPWTKLTPADKAAIRKELNEFKSSEMEVHEESRIYTRFHRP from the exons atgatgaaggagacCACCACCAGCACAGCACGACGGGCGGCGAGGCGGGCCACACGGGGGACGGCACCCCACCCCCAAAGCGCAAGGGCAAGTTTTCTACCCTGGGCAAGATCTTTAAGCCCTGGAAGTGGCGCAAGAAGAAAAGCAGTGACAAGTTTCAGGAAACTTCAGAAG TTCTGGAGAGAAAGATGTCGATGAGACGCCCACGGCAGGAGCTGATCGAGCAGGGTGTGCTAAGGGAGCTTCCTGACAACG AGGCCCACAACGCTCACGGGTCCAAGCCGCCTTATGTGAAGAATGGACACACCCTACCAGTAGGGGGCACCGGTGGCGGGGGTGGCCGAGGGCACGAGGCTGGCAGGCTCCCCTCCGATACGGACCATCGATCTAACCAACCCTGGCTACCCCAGTTGGAAGAGCAGTGGGTGCGGATCCCCCAGGACGGGGACCGGCGTGGGCCCTTGGGCCCCCGGGGGCCCAGCCTGGATGACCCAAGAGAAGGCCGGAGAGGTGGCAGGCAGGGTGGAGAGGAGCGGAGGCAGGGGCCGGGCTGGCAGGCTGAAGAAGGACGGCGCGGAGGCAGAGGGCACCTGAACGGTGAGAAGAGGCCGGGGCTTCAGAAGGGACTGTCGGAGGACGGGCGGAGGACACGACCCGAGGCTGATTGGAAGCCCACCCTCCCCAGGCATGCTTCTGccgaggaggggagaggacgcAGAG GGTCTGACAGTCACTTCGTCCCCGACTCCGATACCATGCGGGACACCTTACGAGAACCCCTGCCCCCGAAACAGTCCGTTATGCCTCCGAAGTGGCTGATGACCTCCACCCCAGAGCCTGGTGCCGAGGGCCCTCCCCGGACCCCCGTCCACAACCCTCCCGCCGCCTTCTCTTcggcctcctcctcttcctcctcttcgtccACCGCCATTAGCAAGCCTCTCAGGGCAGTGTCGTCCGCCGGTGCCAACACACAGGCCTCGAGCACACTGCCGCCACCCTCGTCCTCTGCCGCCCCAGCCGGTGGTGCCACCCAGCAGCCTAAGCAGCCCCCGCTCCCACCCCCCAAACCTGTCAACCGCAGCGTCAACACTGGCATGCTTG CTGCCAATCTCCACGGGGGCGATAACCCCCAGCTGCCCCTCTACTGGTCCTGTTGGAAGCGGGAGGGTGAATACGACGTCTACCTGTCCCTGCCCGTCTACCTGTGCAAGCGTCCAGGAGGCATCCGCGCAG CTGAGATCCACCAGATCACCGGAGGCCACAGCCTGGTTCCTGCCAAGCCCTCCCCGCCCATGCCCCCTAAGAGAACCACACCCGTCACCAAGCGCAACACCGAAGACCCCTCTCCCTCCGCCTCCTCCATGAGCAACCAGAGTAGCGCGGCCTCATCCGCCCTCACCCCGGAGGACCTCTCCGGCTTTCCCGTCGGGTTCCAGctacctccaccccctccctccccgccCCTGCCCTCCCACATCCCCCCTTCGCCTCCACGTCTGCcccacacgcactcacacctgCTGCAACACCAGCACTCCTACCCTCACCCCATCCCCCAGCCCATCCCACCGCCCCATTTTGACGCCTCTAGccccgaggaggaggaagaggagcagccCCCGCGGCAGGCCCCCGTGCCCCTGCACATCATGATCCAGCGGGCGCTCAACTCGCCCGGGCCGACCGCGCCACACCCAGACAGCTCACAGCGCTCCGCCCACTCGCTGCTCTTCGAGACGCCGGCCGAGTACGCCTCCGACGCCCGCGGGAGGCCGCTGCAAgtcaccatccagcccctcaaGCT ggctgaAGATGACTACTCGGACAgcgaagaagaggaggaggatgatgagggaGATGAAGATCAGCCCCCGCCAGAGCACCTGCCGCCCCCCCAGCCAGAGCTGGAGCCTCGGAGCCGGCGCTGCATGGTGGGGGAGCCGAGCGTAAGCGTCATCCCAGAGGGGGGGGACAGCAGcgaggaggaagacgaggatgACGAAGACGAGAGATTACACCGAACGGCGGAGGAAAGCGACTCAGATGGGCCTGTTCTCTACAAGGATGAAGACTCggacgaggatgaggaggatgaggacccTCCCA gtgcgctGGCGAGCCGGGTGAAGCGGAAGGACACTCTGGCGCTGAAACTGAGCAGCCGGACATCGGCCACGGAGTGGCAGCacgcggagagggagagggagcgggagagagagagagagagggagagaaccgTGAGGGACAGGCAGCAAGGACCAGACTGGCCAGCCCGCGCCGAGCACACCGGCCTCTCATGGCAGAGCAAGGAACAGTGGGAGTCCCTCCGCGCACAGATCGGTACCGCGCTGACGAG ACGCCTGAGCCAGCGGCCTTCTgcagaggagctggagcagagaaACATCCTTCAac CCAAGAAccacgcagacagacaggcggaaGTGCGCGAGATCAAACGCAGGCTCACCAGGAAG CTGAGCCAGAGGCCCACCGTTACTGAACTCCAGGCCAGGAGGATCCTTCGATTCCATGAGTACGTGGAAGTGACCAGCGCACATGAGTACGACCGGCGCGCAGACAAGCCCTGGACCAAGCTCACCCCTGCAGACAAG GCTGCCATCCGGAAAGAGCTGAACGAGTTCAAGAGCTCAGAGATGGAAGTCCATGAGGAGAGCCGAATCTACACAAG GTTTCATCGGCCTTAG